A genomic segment from Propionibacteriaceae bacterium ZF39 encodes:
- a CDS encoding MFS transporter: MNDKHRVASAMFGIGWGANHFAGLLLIYRGEGGLSTSTVTAMFGAYALGLVPALFAAGALSDRVGRRRVLILAGWLSLIASIVLASGVLTAAMLFLGRFLAGAATGGAMVAGTAWVRRLAEEAGERSGARTAAVALSGGFGGGALVAAALAQWLPWPRLLAYALHVALMLVVIAMTQRVVEPREPAEGDHGRVRLAPLFTRPFLLGVGIWAPWVFGTATVSFVVLPTLPAVAASAHGAPVFLNGAVAGLTLLTGVLVQPFAQRLNHLSGRWGTAVGLLLASAGLGAAAWLTHQQQGFAWWALLPVAIVLGSAYGMLLVAGLIQVERLSSRRQHATYVAAYYSLTYVGFGYPFALTLLSQVAPLWCWLALGAGIAALTIPARMSAGDGLRR; encoded by the coding sequence ATGAACGACAAGCACCGAGTCGCCTCAGCAATGTTCGGGATCGGCTGGGGCGCGAACCACTTCGCGGGCCTCCTCCTCATCTACCGGGGCGAAGGTGGCCTCAGCACCTCCACCGTGACGGCGATGTTCGGCGCGTACGCCTTGGGGCTGGTTCCGGCGCTCTTCGCCGCTGGAGCCCTGTCCGACCGGGTGGGTCGACGACGCGTCCTGATCCTTGCTGGGTGGCTCTCCCTGATTGCGTCGATCGTTCTGGCCAGCGGCGTGCTGACAGCCGCCATGTTGTTCCTCGGACGCTTCCTCGCGGGTGCCGCAACGGGCGGAGCCATGGTGGCCGGCACGGCGTGGGTGCGTCGTCTGGCCGAGGAGGCGGGGGAACGCAGCGGAGCACGCACTGCGGCAGTAGCCCTGTCGGGCGGCTTCGGGGGCGGGGCTCTCGTCGCCGCCGCGCTGGCTCAATGGTTGCCGTGGCCCAGGCTACTTGCGTATGCCCTGCACGTGGCCCTGATGCTGGTGGTCATCGCGATGACACAAAGGGTCGTTGAACCTCGGGAACCGGCCGAAGGAGACCACGGAAGAGTCAGGCTGGCTCCGCTGTTCACGAGGCCGTTCCTGCTCGGCGTCGGGATCTGGGCTCCCTGGGTGTTCGGCACGGCCACCGTCAGTTTCGTTGTCCTTCCGACGCTCCCGGCCGTCGCTGCGAGCGCGCATGGCGCCCCGGTGTTCCTCAATGGAGCTGTGGCAGGACTCACGCTTCTTACGGGAGTCCTTGTCCAGCCTTTCGCCCAGCGGCTCAATCACCTCAGTGGCCGGTGGGGAACCGCTGTCGGGCTGCTCCTCGCATCCGCCGGTCTGGGAGCCGCGGCATGGCTCACCCATCAGCAGCAAGGCTTTGCGTGGTGGGCGCTGCTGCCTGTCGCCATCGTTCTCGGCTCGGCCTACGGCATGCTCCTGGTCGCCGGGCTCATCCAGGTCGAGCGACTCTCGTCCAGGAGACAGCACGCGACCTACGTGGCCGCCTATTACTCCCTCACCTACGTGGGATTCGGATATCCCTTCGCACTGACGCTGTTGAGTCAGGTGGCGCCGTTGTGGTGCTGGCTGGCGCTCGGGGCAGGCATTGCCGCTCTCACTATTCCCGCGAGAATGAGCGCTGGCGATGGACTCCGACGCTGA